From Mycolicibacterium nivoides, a single genomic window includes:
- a CDS encoding DUF2828 family protein, with the protein MTTFLQSLSGQLNTTRTENGDKAHKSSLDPVVDYFGLAGAMRDRAEASADLFEKAFRVDPQAAVRTLFYLRDVRGGQGERDVFRAGIKRLGALSAAKLSRVVEHIPTYGRWDDLFAAGPVNWGPIRDLITAQWTADVAAYERGEKVSLLAKWLPSDKSRSNLELAIEVREMLGLTQREYRQTLSALRGRIDLLEHAMSEGVYANVDYSKLPAQAHRKHVKAFRRNDGERYQAFLDAVDRGEAKVNTSTLYPYELYDMVRGGDAAAANTLWNNLPDYTRPGQDAIVLADVSGSMWGRPMSVSVSLALYFAERNTGPYKGYFMTFASTPELVQVTGKTLEQKLHAIEHSTGWCGSTDLEAAFKAILRAGKQSGTVPATLYVVSDMQFNQALNRADLSVFESAKLDFQRAGLELPHVVFWNVNARHDQLPATILDGNVTLVSGLAATTFGMAVEGKTPRELVNDVINSERYSQINVYGS; encoded by the coding sequence ATGACGACGTTTTTGCAGAGCCTAAGCGGCCAGCTCAACACGACTCGCACGGAGAACGGCGATAAGGCGCATAAGTCGTCGCTTGATCCAGTGGTCGATTACTTCGGTTTGGCGGGCGCTATGCGTGACCGCGCCGAGGCGAGCGCTGATCTGTTTGAGAAGGCGTTCCGCGTTGACCCGCAGGCTGCGGTGCGGACCCTGTTCTATCTGCGTGATGTGCGCGGGGGCCAGGGGGAGCGTGACGTGTTCCGCGCGGGCATTAAGCGGCTGGGTGCCTTGTCGGCAGCCAAGCTGTCGCGCGTCGTTGAGCACATTCCGACGTACGGGCGTTGGGACGACTTGTTCGCCGCTGGGCCAGTCAATTGGGGGCCGATCCGCGACCTGATCACTGCGCAGTGGACCGCCGACGTTGCGGCCTACGAGCGTGGCGAGAAGGTGTCACTGTTGGCTAAGTGGCTGCCGTCCGATAAGAGCCGGTCCAACTTGGAGTTGGCTATCGAGGTCCGCGAAATGCTGGGTCTGACTCAGCGTGAGTACCGCCAGACGCTTAGCGCGCTGCGGGGTCGTATCGACCTGCTTGAGCACGCTATGTCGGAGGGCGTTTACGCGAACGTCGACTACAGCAAGCTCCCGGCGCAGGCGCACCGTAAGCACGTTAAGGCGTTCCGGCGCAACGACGGTGAGCGGTACCAGGCGTTCCTAGACGCGGTTGACCGTGGCGAGGCCAAGGTGAACACGTCGACCCTGTATCCGTACGAGCTGTACGACATGGTGCGGGGCGGCGATGCGGCTGCGGCTAACACGCTCTGGAACAACCTGCCGGACTACACGCGCCCCGGCCAGGACGCGATCGTTCTGGCGGACGTTTCAGGGTCCATGTGGGGTCGGCCTATGTCCGTGTCTGTGTCGCTGGCTTTGTACTTCGCAGAGCGCAACACAGGGCCGTATAAGGGCTACTTCATGACGTTTGCCTCTACGCCGGAGCTGGTGCAGGTGACCGGTAAGACGTTGGAGCAGAAGCTTCACGCTATCGAGCACTCGACTGGCTGGTGTGGGTCGACGGACTTGGAGGCGGCGTTCAAGGCGATCCTGCGGGCCGGTAAGCAGTCGGGCACCGTCCCGGCCACGCTCTACGTCGTGTCGGACATGCAGTTCAATCAGGCGCTCAACCGCGCCGACCTGAGCGTGTTTGAGTCGGCCAAGCTGGACTTCCAGAGGGCGGGCCTTGAGCTGCCGCACGTTGTGTTCTGGAACGTCAACGCGCGCCATGATCAGCTCCCGGCCACGATCCTTGACGGGAACGTGACGCTGGTGTCTGGCTTGGCGGCTACGACTTTCGGCATGGCTGTGGAGGGTAAGACGCCTCGTGAGCTGGTAAATGACGTGATCAATAGCGAGCGGTACTCGCAGATCAACGTTTACGGTTCCTAA
- a CDS encoding membrane protease subunit, stomatin/prohibitin: protein MAAIALAAAAVLPVVACSTSVPAGVTAVKVEDYAFIPTDPTVEGCMKPETNEFNPIGGFKAYMYPARQISYDALDAQGSEAPATVVVSNAAAPAELKVPVTVTFDLTSDCELLKQFHRDFGTKYQGWLNDDGTTSQGWKDLLNYVVGQPLQNTLVSIAQKYEWRKIWNDEAVRVEFQNALRETLPKVSRDRTNGVDYFTNFQVTVMKPDPVDPNLKSAIIAEQQAIAQANATKAKGVADAEAAEAKADADVKAAEAQTKVAEQEALKRQAEVRGYPSVEAYLDAQEIAAKREAIARGLNPYPSPIVAGVGATGR, encoded by the coding sequence GTGGCGGCTATCGCCCTGGCGGCGGCTGCCGTTCTTCCCGTTGTTGCGTGCTCTACTTCCGTCCCGGCTGGCGTGACTGCGGTCAAGGTGGAGGACTACGCGTTCATTCCGACCGACCCGACCGTCGAGGGCTGCATGAAGCCGGAAACGAACGAGTTTAATCCCATCGGCGGGTTCAAGGCGTACATGTACCCGGCGCGGCAGATCAGCTACGACGCTCTGGACGCGCAAGGTTCGGAGGCCCCGGCCACCGTCGTCGTGTCCAATGCGGCGGCTCCGGCTGAGCTTAAGGTGCCGGTGACGGTGACGTTCGACCTCACGTCGGACTGTGAGCTGCTTAAGCAGTTCCATCGGGACTTCGGTACCAAGTACCAGGGCTGGCTTAACGATGACGGCACCACTTCGCAGGGCTGGAAAGACCTGCTGAATTACGTCGTCGGCCAGCCGTTGCAGAACACGTTGGTGTCGATTGCGCAGAAGTATGAGTGGCGCAAGATTTGGAACGACGAGGCCGTGCGCGTCGAGTTCCAGAACGCGCTGCGCGAGACGCTGCCTAAGGTGTCGCGGGACCGTACTAACGGCGTCGACTACTTCACCAACTTTCAGGTGACGGTGATGAAGCCTGACCCGGTTGACCCTAACCTCAAGTCCGCGATCATTGCGGAACAGCAGGCCATCGCTCAGGCCAACGCGACTAAGGCGAAGGGCGTTGCTGACGCTGAGGCTGCGGAGGCTAAGGCTGACGCGGATGTTAAGGCCGCTGAGGCTCAGACCAAGGTGGCTGAGCAGGAGGCGCTTAAGCGTCAGGCTGAGGTGCGCGGTTACCCGTCCGTTGAGGCTTACCTTGACGCGCAGGAAATCGCCGCCAAGCGTGAGGCTATCGCGCGTGGCCTGAACCCGTACCCGTCGCCCATTGTGGCGGGCGTTGGCGCGACCGGTCGCTAA
- a CDS encoding metallophosphoesterase family protein → MPEAITLQSDLRQPEKLMLAGDWHGNLPWAFKAIHFAKANGADTILHVGDFGWWAPIERTFQFLAEVDKELKTTGIDLLWVDGNHEDHAFWHQFNKPGSYPLTTMSYSSITHLPRGFRWKWWGDTWMALGGAHSVDRSWSTEGETWWPGEWLQDDQLEYAMRPGKVDIIVAHDAPTNVTIPGIVPGRAIYLNIGGLKRRVPQVDLLKAEEHRARIQQVVDTVKPVEFYHGHYHRAYQSLARHEGGGYTLCRGLDKDETTMAKNTHFITGGTQDDDDD, encoded by the coding sequence ATGCCGGAGGCGATCACGCTGCAATCGGACTTGAGGCAGCCTGAGAAGCTAATGCTGGCCGGGGACTGGCACGGCAATCTGCCGTGGGCGTTCAAGGCGATCCACTTCGCTAAGGCGAACGGCGCAGACACGATTCTGCACGTTGGCGACTTCGGCTGGTGGGCACCGATTGAGCGGACGTTCCAGTTCCTCGCTGAGGTCGACAAAGAGCTTAAGACGACCGGCATTGACCTTCTGTGGGTCGACGGCAATCACGAGGACCACGCCTTTTGGCACCAGTTCAACAAGCCGGGGTCGTATCCGCTGACCACCATGTCTTACTCAAGCATCACGCACTTGCCGCGTGGCTTCCGGTGGAAGTGGTGGGGCGATACGTGGATGGCGCTGGGTGGCGCTCATTCGGTCGACCGGAGCTGGTCGACGGAGGGTGAAACCTGGTGGCCGGGCGAGTGGTTGCAGGACGACCAGCTTGAGTACGCCATGCGGCCCGGCAAGGTCGACATCATCGTTGCCCACGATGCGCCGACGAACGTCACCATTCCCGGCATCGTGCCCGGTAGGGCTATTTACCTGAACATCGGTGGTCTTAAGCGCCGGGTTCCGCAGGTGGACTTGCTTAAGGCCGAGGAGCACCGCGCTCGCATCCAGCAGGTCGTGGACACGGTTAAGCCGGTGGAGTTCTACCACGGCCATTACCACCGCGCTTATCAGTCCTTGGCGCGTCACGAGGGCGGCGGTTACACGTTGTGCCGTGGCCTGGATAAGGACGAAACCACGATGGCTAAGAACACCCATTTCATCACCGGAGGGACGCAGGATGACGACGATGACTGA
- a CDS encoding DUF6197 family protein, whose translation MTRTRIEPDTEAVEELKAALERLRKDGWNRGKFHDVTTGQCCALGAFGYAFPTDSPGVKYLAYAIRTRKGGHPYPADMPDMSVVIRFNDAHGRKWADVEAAFLAAIRYAEGKGVYVREGR comes from the coding sequence GTGACTAGAACCCGCATCGAACCCGATACCGAAGCTGTCGAAGAACTTAAGGCCGCGTTAGAGCGGCTAAGAAAGGACGGATGGAACCGTGGAAAGTTTCACGATGTCACAACAGGCCAGTGCTGTGCTCTTGGGGCATTCGGCTATGCGTTCCCCACGGACTCGCCCGGCGTTAAGTACCTCGCCTACGCAATCCGAACCCGCAAAGGTGGGCATCCATACCCGGCAGACATGCCCGATATGTCCGTCGTCATTCGTTTCAACGATGCACATGGCCGAAAGTGGGCGGACGTTGAGGCTGCATTCCTCGCCGCTATCCGTTACGCGGAGGGTAAAGGCGTCTATGTCCGAGAAGGCCGTTAG
- a CDS encoding helix-turn-helix domain-containing protein, with translation MTAATPLLSDEPDRLLVTRPEAARMLSLSVPEIDRLRLAGKLLAKKHGSKVLFPVKELERFANDLPWELDQ, from the coding sequence ATGACTGCCGCCACACCGCTTCTGTCCGATGAACCTGACAGATTGCTTGTCACTCGCCCAGAAGCCGCACGAATGCTGTCCCTATCCGTTCCTGAGATTGACCGGCTGCGCTTGGCCGGAAAGCTGCTGGCGAAGAAGCACGGCTCAAAGGTGCTGTTCCCGGTGAAAGAGCTTGAGCGTTTCGCTAACGACCTGCCTTGGGAGCTTGACCAGTGA
- a CDS encoding helix-turn-helix domain-containing protein, translating to MVQTVTPTTSQTSAHTIRWIPDAVQNLLHNHDILTRTELANTLGVARSTVYRTFDDDWSGEPSMTMLAKMAGHFRVPLNRIVTEPGSGTGRRKTVRLAG from the coding sequence ATGGTTCAAACCGTGACGCCGACAACCTCCCAAACCTCAGCCCACACAATTCGCTGGATTCCCGACGCCGTGCAGAATCTCCTGCATAACCACGACATTCTGACGCGCACCGAGCTTGCAAACACGCTGGGTGTAGCGCGTTCCACCGTGTACCGCACGTTCGATGACGACTGGTCCGGTGAGCCGAGTATGACGATGCTGGCGAAGATGGCCGGACACTTCCGCGTCCCGTTGAACCGCATTGTCACGGAGCCGGGTAGCGGGACCGGGCGGCGCAAAACTGTCCGGCTAGCCGGATGA
- a CDS encoding tyrosine-type recombinase/integrase, which yields MADEPAKNKRRAKGDGGLYEDANGLHVGIVWVTGPDGKKKQKRVASKSKAVAAAKLNKLRADVLAGKVGTTPGKVRTVGEWLDYWLTVKKREVRPKSYTSYESTVRLYLKPHIGHVRLDRLTVAQVRSTLSALQDGAGDAKGSTRNAEKAYQALNNALKQAVNESVIPRNVCDAIKKPKHRKQQRGAFEKNAAVHILRTAAKRDDEDAPKRPKLASRWAAAFMTGARQAELIGLEWDRVDIKNGVLDISWQLQRLSYEHGCGEPKDGEYPCGKVRVGYCPERRFVPPPGFEFRPCHRSLFWTRPKTYAGERIVPMAPLLAESLKVHSRLDTDPNPYGLVWHHRDGRPLSQEDDNEQWNMLMAAAGIEKLPRQVVLHEARNTAATMLLESGIDARVIQQILGHTSILQTREYQRVSLELGKSAVSNAFDALLPG from the coding sequence ATGGCCGACGAGCCAGCCAAAAATAAGAGGCGCGCGAAGGGCGATGGAGGGCTGTACGAGGACGCCAACGGGCTGCATGTCGGCATCGTCTGGGTGACCGGTCCTGACGGCAAAAAGAAGCAGAAGCGAGTAGCCAGCAAGAGCAAAGCGGTGGCCGCTGCCAAGCTCAATAAACTGCGCGCCGACGTGCTCGCCGGGAAGGTCGGAACCACGCCGGGGAAGGTGCGAACGGTGGGCGAGTGGCTGGACTACTGGCTGACCGTTAAGAAGCGTGAGGTTCGCCCGAAGTCGTACACGAGTTACGAGAGCACTGTTCGGCTGTACCTCAAGCCGCATATCGGCCATGTCCGGCTGGACCGGCTGACGGTCGCTCAGGTCCGCTCTACGCTCTCCGCGCTACAGGACGGGGCCGGAGACGCCAAGGGTTCGACGCGGAACGCTGAGAAGGCGTATCAGGCGCTAAACAACGCACTCAAGCAGGCGGTCAACGAGTCCGTGATTCCGCGCAACGTGTGCGATGCGATCAAGAAGCCGAAGCACCGGAAGCAGCAGCGCGGCGCATTCGAGAAGAACGCGGCGGTCCACATTCTGCGGACGGCGGCTAAGCGGGACGACGAGGACGCCCCGAAGCGACCTAAGCTCGCGTCCCGGTGGGCGGCGGCGTTCATGACCGGCGCGCGTCAGGCCGAGCTGATCGGTTTGGAGTGGGATCGGGTCGACATTAAGAACGGCGTGCTGGATATCTCGTGGCAGTTGCAGCGGCTTTCGTATGAGCATGGCTGCGGGGAGCCTAAGGACGGTGAGTATCCGTGCGGCAAGGTGCGGGTTGGGTATTGCCCTGAGCGGAGGTTTGTTCCGCCGCCCGGCTTTGAGTTCCGGCCCTGCCACCGGTCGCTGTTCTGGACGCGGCCTAAGACGTACGCAGGGGAGCGGATTGTGCCGATGGCACCACTGCTCGCTGAGTCGCTTAAGGTGCATTCCCGGCTAGATACCGACCCGAACCCGTATGGGCTGGTGTGGCATCACCGTGACGGCAGGCCGTTAAGCCAAGAGGACGACAACGAGCAGTGGAACATGTTGATGGCTGCCGCCGGGATTGAGAAGTTGCCCCGGCAAGTGGTGCTGCATGAGGCGCGGAATACGGCGGCGACGATGCTCTTAGAGTCGGGTATCGACGCTAGGGTTATTCAGCAGATTTTGGGGCACACGTCGATCTTGCAGACGCGGGAGTATCAGCGGGTCAGTTTGGAGCTGGGTAAGAGCGCCGTCAGCAATGCTTTCGACGCCCTCCTGCCTGGTTAG
- a CDS encoding gamma-glutamyltransferase family protein: MRTPAESPDATRASFTGAIAAPHTLATEAGLNAFRDGGTAIDAAIAAAAVLTVVYPHNVALGSDLIALVREPNGEVHCVNSSGWAPLDTDAATLRSRFGRALPARDVHTVTVPGGVRGWEALRNHGSRLSWSDTLAAAEVAAAAGVPLAPSAAWHLLHPENADLHGTTDFDRVFRPDGQCRRAGDVLRQPELAASFSRLRAGGPDEFYAGDLAASSIAYLRSRGSQLVSDDFADFRPEITAPLETTFGDLTVLTSPPNTHGFILLRVLRAVEQLGLADPLGADFGTVMRLFHRANRLRDDLLADPRQASVDANALVGDDLTSFAPVGHARDSALVPNGDTVGVSAMDSDGYAVSLIQSVFYAFGSGLIDPETGILFHNRGTSFSLDEHAPNVIAPRKRPAHTLMPAMTLKDGSVRHILSTMGGQGQPQILAQILLHATRGATAQSAVAAPRGIVGPQSDGATDDLVSFESDSSYTTREALVGSGLFLLEVPPKTESLGQANVVFAESDGRMSAASDPRSDGSAAVAHYPRTISPNS; the protein is encoded by the coding sequence TTGCGCACCCCTGCCGAATCCCCCGACGCCACCCGTGCGTCGTTCACAGGAGCCATCGCGGCCCCGCACACCCTTGCCACCGAGGCGGGCCTGAACGCGTTCCGTGACGGCGGCACGGCGATCGATGCGGCCATCGCCGCCGCGGCCGTGCTCACAGTGGTCTACCCACACAATGTGGCGCTTGGCAGCGATCTGATCGCCCTGGTGCGTGAGCCCAACGGAGAGGTGCACTGCGTCAACTCGTCAGGATGGGCACCGCTCGATACCGATGCGGCAACACTGCGCTCGAGGTTCGGCCGTGCCCTGCCGGCTCGTGACGTACATACGGTGACCGTCCCCGGCGGCGTACGCGGGTGGGAAGCTCTCCGCAACCATGGATCTCGGCTCTCCTGGTCCGACACCCTCGCGGCGGCAGAGGTGGCCGCCGCAGCAGGAGTGCCCCTCGCCCCGTCCGCGGCATGGCATCTACTTCATCCCGAAAACGCCGATCTGCACGGCACAACCGACTTCGACCGGGTATTCCGCCCCGATGGGCAATGCCGCCGGGCCGGGGATGTCCTGCGGCAACCCGAACTCGCCGCGAGCTTCTCACGCCTGCGCGCCGGGGGCCCTGACGAGTTCTACGCGGGCGACCTTGCCGCGAGCTCCATCGCCTACCTGCGATCACGCGGATCCCAGCTCGTTTCAGACGACTTCGCGGACTTCCGTCCCGAGATCACCGCACCACTGGAGACCACCTTCGGAGACCTCACCGTCCTGACCAGCCCGCCGAACACCCACGGTTTCATCCTGCTGCGCGTCCTTCGAGCGGTGGAGCAACTGGGTCTCGCCGACCCACTGGGCGCGGACTTCGGCACCGTCATGCGACTGTTCCATCGCGCCAACCGGCTTCGCGATGATTTGCTGGCCGATCCACGCCAGGCCAGCGTCGACGCCAACGCCCTGGTGGGCGACGACCTCACGTCGTTCGCACCGGTCGGCCACGCCCGCGATTCGGCCCTCGTCCCGAACGGTGACACCGTGGGCGTATCGGCGATGGACAGCGACGGCTATGCGGTGTCGTTGATCCAGAGCGTCTTCTACGCGTTCGGGTCAGGATTGATCGACCCGGAGACCGGAATCTTGTTCCACAACCGAGGGACGAGCTTCTCGCTCGACGAGCACGCCCCCAACGTGATTGCCCCGCGTAAGCGACCCGCCCACACGTTGATGCCGGCGATGACGTTGAAGGACGGCTCCGTTCGGCACATCCTGTCCACGATGGGGGGACAAGGCCAGCCGCAGATCCTCGCGCAGATTCTTCTGCACGCCACGCGCGGCGCTACGGCGCAGTCCGCAGTCGCCGCGCCACGCGGCATCGTCGGGCCGCAATCTGACGGCGCCACAGACGATTTGGTGTCCTTCGAATCAGACTCGTCATACACCACCCGGGAGGCGCTGGTCGGCAGCGGGCTCTTCCTGCTGGAGGTGCCGCCGAAAACCGAGTCGCTCGGTCAAGCCAACGTCGTCTTCGCGGAGTCCGACGGCCGTATGTCCGCAGCCTCTGATCCCCGATCAGACGGTTCGGCCGCCGTCGCCCACTACCCGCGCACCATCAGCCCCAACAGCTAG
- a CDS encoding M24 family metallopeptidase: MQSTATTASISSEEYERRIANLRTQLAADDIDAVVIWARGGGTVERFANVQYLCGHYPFFPIIRDVPGAWADRGYAALVVTHDNAVLCSDDRFSEPRAVTDHLTLDVGNGETLGDLIANVLAGKRRRVAVCGTDTMTARQFGHLEKAVAPVCDAELVIVDDLVERLRSIKSPAEIALLEHAGRIADASFRTALDVLRAGAREADVVAALVAEATRSDAVVANAFVATFGEDTDGLPDGAPTWSQRVLRPGDLFTVDFSGAYRGYFFDLARSRVIDHAPTDAQASAFALAQDSVNAAVAAAVPGATVSDVAKAADDLLRAQDYDFAAAEFQAGGHGLGLGFEAPWIRAGDPRPIEVGMTLALERFVIREGTGATFERNIVVTEDGPRDLHPVIDIWSEN, translated from the coding sequence ATGCAGAGCACAGCAACGACAGCCTCGATCTCCAGCGAGGAGTATGAACGGCGAATTGCCAACCTGCGCACTCAACTCGCCGCCGATGACATCGACGCCGTCGTCATCTGGGCTCGCGGCGGCGGAACGGTGGAGCGCTTCGCGAACGTTCAGTATCTCTGCGGCCACTACCCGTTCTTCCCGATCATCCGCGACGTCCCGGGCGCGTGGGCGGATCGCGGGTATGCAGCGCTCGTCGTCACCCACGACAATGCGGTGCTGTGCTCGGATGACCGCTTCTCCGAGCCCCGTGCGGTGACCGACCACCTCACACTCGACGTCGGCAATGGGGAAACCCTCGGCGATCTGATCGCCAATGTCCTCGCCGGCAAGCGCCGCCGAGTCGCGGTGTGCGGCACCGACACGATGACCGCACGCCAATTCGGCCACCTGGAGAAGGCCGTCGCGCCCGTCTGCGACGCTGAACTCGTCATCGTCGACGATCTGGTCGAACGGCTGCGGTCGATCAAATCTCCCGCCGAGATCGCTCTTCTCGAGCACGCCGGACGGATCGCCGACGCGTCGTTTCGGACCGCGCTCGACGTACTGCGGGCGGGTGCCCGGGAAGCTGATGTCGTCGCGGCTCTCGTCGCCGAGGCGACCCGCAGTGACGCCGTGGTTGCGAACGCCTTCGTCGCTACGTTCGGCGAAGATACCGACGGCCTCCCTGACGGCGCACCCACCTGGTCGCAGCGCGTGTTGCGGCCAGGTGATCTGTTCACCGTCGACTTCAGTGGCGCCTACCGCGGGTATTTCTTCGACCTCGCGCGCAGCCGCGTCATCGACCACGCACCCACCGATGCCCAGGCGAGCGCGTTCGCGCTCGCCCAGGACTCTGTGAACGCCGCCGTTGCCGCGGCAGTTCCTGGCGCCACGGTTTCCGATGTCGCCAAGGCCGCCGACGACCTGCTGCGGGCCCAGGATTACGACTTTGCCGCGGCAGAGTTCCAGGCCGGCGGCCACGGTCTGGGGCTCGGGTTCGAGGCCCCGTGGATCCGCGCGGGCGACCCTCGACCGATCGAGGTCGGGATGACACTTGCCTTGGAGCGCTTCGTCATTCGCGAAGGCACCGGCGCAACCTTCGAACGCAACATCGTGGTGACCGAGGACGGCCCCCGCGATTTGCACCCCGTCATCGACATCTGGTCCGAAAACTGA
- a CDS encoding ABC transporter substrate-binding protein: MLTNARSAVTATALVVAITAAMTGCSGDRPPAGNARNGEGTVETAFTTAPAKGPIDHFTWNLANGEPASLDWILAYSDSENATLANMCESLMVQNEDMTLSPGLAERIDRPDDKTMVITIRDGVKFWNGAPMTTEDVVFSLSRNLDPKAGSYWASPFYDRVDSIQATGDRQVTVRFKQPDAIFERMLSTAAGVIGNKQFVEHAGSAYGTASGGIMCTGPLRFDSWKPGKTIEMTKNPDYWNAANAAKADRAALTFVTDEATITSSLLSGDIDGTHRTPLSAMEPLRSSGKGKFYLGAGTDWLAIRPTERPGPMQNKDVRHALSMALDRQGIVNGVYHGTAEASLTPIQSGAWGYSRPIFEAAAAQYANPARDVEGAKKLTADGGHTGQSISVAYPAELEAETKTAQLLADAGREIGIDVKVVPLPVTSFTNLYFDKAARAAYDAFIVGEYGAGVAEPLVSLSEFTPLSAYNYGALNAPGLTDNVRAAYETFDNDERARKLVAAQAAAVDEVAMINVANPRIPMYMNNRITGATPSIAFLYFPWAAKVGAA; encoded by the coding sequence ATGTTGACAAACGCTCGCTCCGCCGTCACGGCGACCGCGCTGGTCGTCGCCATCACCGCGGCCATGACCGGCTGTTCCGGCGACCGGCCACCCGCCGGTAATGCACGCAACGGCGAAGGCACGGTCGAGACCGCCTTCACCACGGCCCCGGCCAAGGGCCCGATCGATCACTTCACCTGGAATCTGGCCAACGGCGAGCCCGCCTCACTGGACTGGATCCTGGCCTACTCGGACTCCGAGAACGCGACGCTGGCCAACATGTGCGAGAGCCTCATGGTCCAGAACGAGGACATGACGCTGTCCCCGGGCCTGGCCGAACGAATCGACCGACCGGATGACAAGACGATGGTGATCACCATCCGCGACGGCGTGAAGTTCTGGAACGGCGCCCCCATGACGACCGAGGATGTGGTGTTCAGCCTGTCCCGGAACCTTGACCCGAAGGCCGGATCCTATTGGGCCTCTCCGTTTTACGACCGCGTAGATTCGATCCAGGCCACCGGCGACCGTCAGGTCACCGTTCGGTTCAAACAGCCCGATGCCATCTTCGAGCGAATGCTGTCCACCGCGGCGGGCGTAATCGGCAACAAGCAGTTCGTGGAGCACGCGGGTTCGGCCTACGGGACCGCAAGCGGCGGCATCATGTGCACCGGGCCGTTGCGCTTCGACAGTTGGAAGCCCGGCAAGACCATCGAGATGACGAAGAACCCCGACTACTGGAACGCCGCCAACGCCGCCAAGGCCGACCGCGCGGCTCTCACGTTCGTCACCGACGAGGCGACCATCACCAGCAGCCTGTTGTCCGGAGACATCGACGGAACGCACCGCACACCGCTTTCGGCCATGGAACCGCTGCGCTCGTCCGGCAAGGGCAAGTTCTACCTCGGTGCCGGCACCGACTGGCTGGCCATCCGCCCCACGGAACGCCCAGGGCCCATGCAGAACAAGGATGTTCGGCACGCACTGAGCATGGCGTTGGATAGGCAGGGCATCGTCAACGGGGTGTACCACGGCACCGCCGAGGCATCGTTGACCCCGATCCAATCCGGCGCCTGGGGCTACAGCCGTCCGATTTTCGAAGCGGCAGCAGCCCAGTACGCCAACCCCGCCCGTGACGTCGAGGGTGCCAAGAAGCTCACCGCCGATGGCGGGCACACCGGACAGAGCATCTCGGTGGCCTACCCCGCCGAACTGGAAGCGGAAACCAAGACCGCACAACTGCTCGCGGACGCCGGCCGCGAAATCGGGATCGACGTCAAAGTCGTTCCGCTGCCCGTCACGAGTTTCACCAACCTCTACTTCGACAAGGCCGCCCGCGCCGCCTATGACGCATTCATCGTGGGCGAATACGGTGCCGGTGTCGCCGAACCGTTGGTGAGCCTGAGCGAGTTCACCCCGCTGAGCGCATACAACTACGGCGCGCTCAACGCTCCTGGGCTCACCGACAACGTGCGCGCGGCCTATGAGACGTTCGACAATGACGAGCGGGCTCGCAAGCTCGTCGCGGCACAGGCAGCCGCCGTCGACGAAGTAGCCATGATCAACGTCGCCAATCCCAGGATTCCGATGTACATGAACAACCGGATCACCGGCGCGACACCGTCTATCGCGTTCCTGTACTTCCCGTGGGCAGCGAAGGTGGGAGCCGCATGA